A genome region from Variovorax paradoxus includes the following:
- a CDS encoding ABC transporter permease: MKKFKTHTLVGGVLVAVLLVLAVVAAVWTPYNPLGIDLRSKLQPPSMAHWLGTDEFGRDVASRAMQGAATSCLVALLTVAAATAIGLVVGVVAGFVRGWTDRVLMAFNDTLLAFPGLLLALGVMVIVGANKWGIVLALSLAYAPSVVRVVRGTVLSLREREYVEASRMIGNSEIYTMWRHILPNCMAPVAVLATSMFGWVLLSESALSFLGLGVPPPAPTWGNMLASARPYMASAVWLCVVPGLCIALTLLGINLLGESLRDRLDPRTEKA, translated from the coding sequence GTGAAGAAGTTCAAGACCCATACCCTCGTCGGCGGCGTGCTCGTGGCCGTCCTGCTGGTCCTGGCCGTGGTGGCGGCCGTGTGGACGCCCTACAACCCGCTGGGCATCGACCTGCGCTCGAAGCTGCAGCCGCCCTCCATGGCGCACTGGCTCGGCACCGACGAGTTCGGCCGCGACGTGGCCAGCCGCGCCATGCAGGGCGCAGCCACCAGCTGCCTGGTGGCGCTGCTCACCGTGGCGGCGGCCACCGCCATCGGCCTCGTGGTCGGCGTGGTCGCCGGCTTCGTGCGCGGCTGGACCGACCGCGTGCTGATGGCCTTCAACGACACGCTGCTCGCCTTTCCCGGCCTGCTGCTGGCGCTCGGCGTGATGGTGATCGTCGGCGCCAACAAGTGGGGCATCGTGCTGGCGCTGAGCCTGGCCTACGCGCCGTCGGTGGTGCGGGTGGTGCGCGGCACCGTGCTGTCGCTGCGCGAGCGCGAGTACGTCGAGGCCTCCCGCATGATCGGCAACAGCGAGATCTACACCATGTGGCGCCATATCCTGCCCAACTGCATGGCACCGGTGGCCGTGCTGGCCACCAGCATGTTCGGCTGGGTCCTGCTGTCGGAAAGCGCGCTGAGCTTCCTCGGGCTGGGCGTGCCGCCGCCCGCGCCCACCTGGGGCAACATGCTTGCGAGCGCGCGGCCCTACATGGCTTCGGCCGTGTGGCTGTGCGTCGTGCCGGGCCTGTGCATCGCGCTCACGCTGCTGGGCATCAATCTGCTGGGCGAATCGCTGCGCGACCGGCTCGACCCCCGCACGGAGAAGGCATGA
- a CDS encoding ABC transporter permease yields the protein MPAYLLRRIAMTIPTLLLVSIAVFTLMRLIPGDPVLLMLGEGADAAQLELMRHQMGLDQPLPAQYLVWLRHALAGDLGVSTTNGLSVLPLIWERFHVSAVIVLVAVALASLIAVPAGLIAAWRKDKPTDLAIIGAATLMLSVPSFWLGLLLLMFFGQYLGWLPVVGYVPLSENFSQGVLYVILPIATLLLVETGVLTRMSRASTIEILRLEYVTHARAKGVPESQVLRRHVLPNAFNPTLTMIGLILGHLLSGIAVLETVFTLPGLGRLMIDSIFARDYPVLQGCLLFTACIYVVINLIVDMCYPLFDPRVSVQ from the coding sequence ATGCCTGCCTACCTCCTGCGCCGGATCGCGATGACGATCCCGACGCTGCTGCTGGTTTCCATCGCGGTGTTCACCCTGATGCGGCTGATTCCGGGCGACCCGGTGCTGCTGATGCTGGGCGAAGGCGCCGACGCCGCGCAGCTCGAACTCATGCGCCACCAGATGGGACTCGACCAGCCCCTGCCCGCCCAGTACCTGGTGTGGCTGCGCCACGCGCTCGCGGGCGACCTCGGCGTCTCGACCACCAACGGCCTGAGCGTGCTGCCGCTGATCTGGGAACGCTTCCACGTCAGCGCGGTCATCGTGCTGGTCGCGGTGGCGCTGGCCTCGCTGATCGCGGTGCCTGCCGGCCTGATCGCCGCCTGGCGCAAGGACAAGCCCACCGATCTCGCCATCATCGGCGCGGCCACGCTCATGCTGTCGGTGCCCAGCTTCTGGCTGGGCCTGCTGCTGCTGATGTTCTTCGGCCAGTACCTGGGCTGGCTGCCGGTGGTGGGCTACGTGCCGCTGTCGGAAAACTTCTCGCAGGGCGTGCTGTACGTGATTCTTCCGATCGCCACGCTGCTGCTGGTCGAGACCGGCGTGCTCACGCGCATGTCGCGCGCCAGCACCATCGAGATATTGCGGCTCGAATACGTGACGCATGCGCGCGCCAAGGGCGTGCCCGAATCGCAGGTGCTGCGCCGGCACGTGCTGCCCAACGCCTTCAACCCCACGCTCACCATGATCGGGCTGATCCTGGGCCACCTGCTCAGCGGCATCGCGGTGCTCGAGACCGTGTTCACCCTGCCCGGCCTCGGCCGGCTGATGATCGACTCGATCTTCGCGCGCGACTACCCGGTGCTGCAGGGTTGCCTGCTGTTCACGGCCTGCATCTACGTGGTGATCAACCTGATCGTCGACATGTGCTATCCCCTCTTCGACCCGCGGGTCTCGGTGCAGTGA
- a CDS encoding ABC transporter substrate-binding protein, translated as MRTAALALGMTAAALPALAQPAAGAGQTLRIQINSDIRSTDPGGNRDDNTDNVLLHVGEGLVALREDTSVGPMLASKVDTSADGLTYTFTLRDGVKFQNGATLTADDVLWSWQRYLKPTSGWRCLSEFDGKGMTKVLSVEAPNPKTVVFKLDRASSLFLTMMARPDCGGAAILHRSSVGADGQWKEPVGTGPYKLKEWKRGQYVELTRFDGYTSRTEARDGLTGGKKAEVENLRFVVIPDSAAAKAALYSGGIDAFISPSPSDVIEMRKRSDVLVDTTPVMTMVALLLQTGDPLLKDVRIRRALALSLDTPEVARSVTEGLSAVNNSVVPSTSPYYDAVQGGGFKRDLAAAKKLLAEAGYRGQPIRMIANKRYEALYSAAVLVQAMASEAGINIELEVLDWATQLDRYTKGQYQSMAFVYSARIDPALNYEMVSGDKAAQPRKVWDSPYAQTRLTEAMVSRDKARRQVLFDEMHQQMLQDVPMIVLFNASDATAMRKSVSGFKGWAPAKPRFWNVRLAAAGG; from the coding sequence TTGCGCACCGCAGCCCTGGCATTGGGCATGACCGCCGCGGCGCTTCCGGCGCTGGCCCAGCCTGCAGCCGGCGCGGGGCAGACGCTGCGCATCCAGATCAACTCGGACATCCGCAGCACCGATCCCGGCGGCAACCGCGACGACAACACCGACAACGTGCTGCTGCACGTGGGCGAGGGGCTGGTCGCGCTGCGCGAGGACACGTCGGTGGGCCCGATGCTGGCCAGCAAGGTCGACACCTCCGCCGACGGGCTGACCTACACCTTCACGCTGCGCGACGGCGTGAAGTTCCAGAACGGCGCCACGCTGACCGCCGACGACGTGCTGTGGAGCTGGCAGCGCTACCTGAAGCCCACCAGCGGCTGGCGCTGCCTGAGCGAGTTCGACGGCAAGGGCATGACCAAGGTGCTGTCGGTGGAAGCGCCCAACCCGAAGACCGTGGTGTTCAAGCTCGATCGCGCGAGCTCGCTCTTTCTCACGATGATGGCGCGCCCCGACTGCGGCGGCGCGGCCATCCTGCACCGCAGCTCGGTCGGTGCCGACGGCCAGTGGAAGGAGCCGGTGGGCACCGGCCCCTACAAGCTCAAGGAATGGAAGCGCGGCCAGTACGTGGAGCTCACCCGCTTCGACGGCTATACCTCGCGCACCGAAGCGCGCGACGGCCTCACCGGCGGCAAGAAGGCCGAGGTGGAGAACCTGCGCTTCGTCGTCATTCCCGATTCGGCGGCCGCCAAGGCCGCGCTCTACAGCGGCGGCATCGACGCCTTCATCAGCCCCAGCCCGTCGGACGTGATCGAGATGCGCAAGCGCAGCGACGTGCTGGTCGACACCACGCCGGTGATGACCATGGTCGCGCTGCTGCTGCAGACCGGCGACCCGCTGCTGAAGGACGTGCGCATCCGCCGCGCACTGGCGCTCTCGCTCGACACGCCGGAGGTCGCGCGCTCCGTCACGGAGGGCCTGTCCGCGGTCAACAACTCGGTCGTGCCGTCGACCAGCCCCTATTACGACGCTGTGCAGGGCGGCGGCTTCAAGCGCGACCTGGCTGCCGCGAAGAAGCTGCTGGCCGAGGCCGGCTACCGCGGCCAGCCGATCCGCATGATCGCCAACAAGCGCTACGAGGCGCTCTACTCGGCCGCCGTGCTGGTGCAGGCAATGGCGTCGGAAGCCGGGATCAACATCGAGCTCGAGGTGCTCGACTGGGCCACCCAGCTCGACCGCTACACCAAGGGCCAGTACCAGAGCATGGCCTTCGTCTACTCCGCGCGCATCGATCCCGCGCTCAACTACGAGATGGTGTCCGGCGACAAGGCCGCGCAGCCGCGCAAGGTGTGGGACAGCCCCTATGCGCAGACGCGCCTGACCGAAGCCATGGTCTCGCGCGACAAGGCGCGCCGCCAGGTGCTGTTCGACGAGATGCACCAGCAGATGCTGCAGGACGTGCCGATGATCGTGCTGTTCAACGCCAGCGACGCCACCGCCATGCGCAAGAGCGTCAGCGGCTTCAAGGGCTGGGCACCGGCCAAGCCGCGCTTCTGGAACGTGCGGCTGGCGGCCGCCGGCGGCTGA